The following coding sequences lie in one Spinacia oleracea cultivar Varoflay chromosome 1, BTI_SOV_V1, whole genome shotgun sequence genomic window:
- the LOC110774973 gene encoding lysine-specific demethylase JMJ32: MVKNCNIGIEELETLWEEVRELSFGTSTEVERLHSPPSPVEFLRNYVMPNKPCIISNALEHWPALSLWSSDEYLCQALGSAKVSVHLTPNGRADSVVPNPVDPSSLCFASAHVENMSFPDAYRLISDSEKRGNFVAYAQQQNDCFRTEYAVLGSDCDAHIDWASEALGCLPEAVNLWIGNNQSETSFHKDHYENLYAVVSGEKHFLLLPPTDVHRLYIRPYPAANYSYSQDTGEFNLELEDPVRHVPWCSVNPYPSEGREEKERSEFPLYFNGPKPFECTVKAGEMLYLPSMWFHYVKQSPHTIAVNYWYDMQFDIKYAYFNFLQSINPTA; this comes from the exons ATGGTGAAAAACTGCAATATTGGCATTGAGGAACTAGAAACATTATGGGAGGAAGTTAGAGAGTTAAGCTTCGGTACCTCTACCGAGGTGGAACGACTTCATTCTCCTCCTTCGCCAGTTGAATTTCTTAGAAATTATGTGATGCCTAATAAGCCTTGCATCATATCCAATGCTCTTGAACACTGGCCTGCCCTCTCATTATGGTCTTCTGATGAGTATCTTTGCCAAGCCCTTGGGTCAGCTAAGGTGTCTGTTCATCTAACTCCAAATGGTCGTGCTGATTCTGTAGTCCCTAATCCGGTAGACCCTTCCTCTTTGTGCTTTGCTTCTGCACATGTGGAAAACATGTCCTTTCCTGATGCTTATCGCCTCATCTCTGATTCTGAAAAGCGTGGAAATTTTGTTGCATATGCTCAGCAACAAAATGATTGTTTTCGGACTGAATATGCAGTTTTAGGTTCCGATTGTGATGCACATATTGATTGGGCCTCTGAAGCTTTAGGTTGTCTTCCTGAGGCTGTTAACCTTTGGATTGGTAACAATCAGTCTGAGACTTCCTTCCATAAAGACCATTATGAAAATCTTTATGCGGTTGTTTCAGGTGAGAAACATTTCCTTCTATTGCCACCTACTGATGTTCATCGCCTGTATATTCGTCCTTACCCAGCTGCAAATTACTCCTATTCTCAG GATACAGGAGAGTTCAATTTGGAGCTTGAAGATCCAGTTAGACATGTTCCTTGGTGCAGTGTAAATCCTTATCCGTCTGAAGGGAGAGAGGAGAAGGAACGCAGTGAATTTCCTTTATATTTTAACGGGCCCAAGCCATTTGAGTGTACAGTTAAGGCTGGGGAGATGCTATACCT GCCTAGTATGTGGTTTCATTACGTGAAGCAAAGCCCACACACTATTGCAGTCAATTATT GGTATGATATGCAGTTCGATATCAAATACGCTTACTTCAACTTTTTGCAGTCGATTAATCCTACTGCCTGA
- the LOC110774966 gene encoding GTP-binding protein At2g22870 — translation MILSHLPKLQTKFLLPLKPKTPNLNFNPSILPSFRHFPIFSLFSSLSPTLPTLNPNSPTLPQRQSINDDEDEEQPHIEISIEKLFVPPETDISSLASGSGSVSSSSARILKGSNIVLSKYASNSQVINAEFVKSSSKTEECPVDGLPEFALVGRSNVGKSSLLNSLVRRKKLALTSKKPGKTQLINHFRINDSWYLVDLPGYGFAAAPGEVRIEWDKFTKNYFLKRSTLVSVFLLIDATIPAKKIDLEYASWLGQNKIPMTLVFTKCDKRKKKKNGGKRPEENVQDFQELIREFFEAAPPWIMTSSVTNQGRDEILLHMAQLRNYWLKH, via the exons ATGATTCTTTCCCACCTTCCCAAACTCCAAACCAAATTCCTCCTCCCTCTAAAACCCAAAACCCCAAACCTCAATTTTAACCCATCTATCCTCCCTTCATTTCGCCACTTcccaattttctctctcttctcctccTTATCCCCAACTCTCCCTACCCTAAACCCTAATTCCCCAACTTTACCCCAACGACAATCAATCAAcgatgatgaagatgaagaacaaCCCCACATTGAGATTTCAATAGAAAAGCTGTTTGTTCCCCCAGAAACTGACATTTCTTCATTGGCTTCGGGTTCGGGTTCAGTTTCGAGTTCGAGTGCTCGGATTCTAAAGGGGTCTAACATTGTGCTTAGCAAGTATGCTAGTAATTCTCAAGTGATTAATGCTGAGTTTGTCAAGAGTAGTTCGAAAACTGAGGAGTGCCCTGTTGATGGGTTACCTGAGTTTGCCCTTGTTGGTAGGTCTAATGTGGGTAAATCTTCACTTCTTAATTCACTTGTTCGGAGGAAGAAGCTTGCCCTTACTTCAAAGAAGCCTG GTAAGACTCAATTGATCAACCATTTCCGAATTAATGATAGCTGGTATTTGGTGGATTTGCCTGGATATGG GTTTGCAGCTGCACCAGGGGAGGTCAGAATTGAATGGGACAAGTTCACCAAGAACTACTTTCTAAAGAGATCAACCTTGGTTTCAGTATTTCTTCTCATAGATGCAACAATTCCTGCCAAAAAGATTGATCTTGAGTATGCAAGTTGGTTGGGTCAAAATAAG ATTCCAATGACATTGGTGTTCACAAAATGCGACAagaggaaaaagaagaagaatggGGGTAAAAGGCCTGAAGAAAATGTGCAAGATTTTCAGGAATTGATACGTGAATTCTTTGAAGCAGCACCTCCTTGGATTATGACGAGCAGTGTGACCAATCAAGGCCGAGATGAAATATTGTTGCACATGGCACAATTACGGAATTATTGGTTGAAGCATTAA
- the LOC110774954 gene encoding 60S ribosomal protein L37-3 → MGKGTGSFGKRRNKTHTLCVRCGRRSFHLQKSRCSGCGFPAARKRKYNWSEKAIRRKTTGTGRMRYLRNVPRRFKTGFREGTQAAPRKHATDAS, encoded by the exons ATG ggGAAGGGAACAGGGAGTTTCGGTAAGAGGAGGAACAAGACCCACACTTTGTGTGTGAGGTGTGGCCGCCGCAGTTTCCACCTTCAGAAGAGCCGGTGCTCTGGCTGTGGATTTCCTGCTGCTCGCAAGAGGAAGT ATAATTGGAGTGAGAAGGCAATCAGGAGGAAGACAACCGGAACAGGTAGAATGAGGTACCTACGTAATGTTCCCAGGCGGTTCAAGACCGGTTTCAGAGAAG GTACTCAAGCAGCTCCAAGGAAGCACGCCACAGATGCCTCTTAA